The nucleotide window TTTTCCCTATCTTTGGAGAGTGGACAGACGCAATCGGTGCATTTCTGTTCCATTCTACTAAAAGATCGGGTTGACCATTGTCAACTTCTCCTTGATAAAGTTCATCCGAACGAAAAATCTTGTTGATCAGTGGTTCTCCTGTATTTACGTTAACCAATTCTAAAAGATCTTGACAGAGTTTTTGACAAAATTCTTCATACTCTTGTCCAGGGTTGATTTTTCCCTCGGGTTCACGACCCACTAAATTAATGCGAATTCCTCCATAGGCTTCACTAGAGGGAACTTGAAAACATTGACGATTATTTTTATTATTTTCATCAGTACCATTAGATTTTTGGATTCCGATAAAATTGCGGATAGGGTTCAAAATTTGTTTTTTGAGTTGTCTAATAAATTTAAATTTTTTTAAGGCATTTACGGTGTTTTTAGCGTTTTGAGCTTTAATTTCCCTGTGAGGATTTTCAAGACGCAACAAAATATCATCTAAAAGATGAACGCCGGTATAGTTGGGGCCCATAGCCGTACTGGCAAAAATAAAAACTGTCGTTTCTGGAGACAGTTGCTGCAAAATTTTTCCAATAGCAGCATCGATCGCAATATAAATGTCTTTGATCGGATTGCCAATAGCCTTGGCTATATCAGCATCATATTCGGGATGATTTGAGTCATGAAGATGCCAACACTGATGACCTACCCAGTGGCTTTCTCTGAAAGATGTCAAAACCAAATCCCATTCTCCTTGATTTAAACAATGACTAATCAGTTCCCTTTTTTTTTCGATACTCTCAAGCAAATTTTGACGGAAGTTTTTGATATCAGTTAAATCACGACTACAGGAGCGACGACTCCCAACAGCCCGTTTCCCTAGCTTTGTCTCTATTTCTGTGGCTAATGATGATGGGTAGGTACTAAAACTTAAGTCTTCAGAAGAAGCCGGTCGCCGTTCCACAACTTGAATTCCATTGTCAACTTCACAAAGAGTTGTTTCTGGTGCATCAAGCAAGGCGACTTTACAACCAGCAAGGCTCAAAACTTTCCAAAAAGGTTGCCATTGAAAGTCAAGGGGTTTAATTTCATAGCTTCCTGGTTTAATTTGCTGCGACCAATAACGTCCATGTTTGGAGGGAGACACTCCACTATAAAAAGTAGGCCAGTGACAACCGTTTATTCCTGGGGGATCATCAGTGATTCCAAAAGCTCCTTTTTGGCTTAGAGATTGAAAAGTTGGCAGCAATCCAGCATTCGCCCACTCCAGGATTAAGTCTTTGTCTGCTCCATCAAGACCTATAAAGAGAATTTTTGTTTGACTCATCATAAAAATTTTCCGGCTCATACATACTGACTAAATTATAACTTTTTGGGATCACTCTATCTTAGCCGTAATCCCCTATTTCTATTTGAGAGTGTATTCTTACCAAGAATAACGATGACCTAAAAGTTCATAGAGCTTTTCATTAAAAGGAATAAAATAATTTTTCAGCCGTTCCAAGGCTTCAACATCATCAGGACTTTTTATATATTTCGCTTGAGCATACTTGTCTTTTTTAAATTCTTCAATCCTGGCTAGGGAAAAGGGTTCAATATTTAAAAAATCACAAGTTTTATTTAACACTGAATTTAAATCTTGACCAAGTTCTTCAAAACTTAAAAGCAAAATTTGCTCTTTATCAAAATATTTGTAGTAATTTTCTAGCTGCTCTACATATTTACCTCTATTGATATAATTATAGGGATATGTTGCTTTATTAATTTCAGGATTAAATTCTTGTTCAATTGCCTCAGCAAAGGTTCTTATATCTGCTCTTTCTCTCAAATGTGCTAGAGGAAGTTCTCCATAACTATGAAACATTTGCCAAGCTGAATAAGCCCGATCTACAGGATTTCTCAAGATAACAATCATCTTAATCTCGCCTAAATCTTGATGAATTAGCTTAGGAATATAGGGATAGTAAAGGTAGCTTGGAGAAGCTTCAAAGGTCAGTTTATTTCCTTTCTGCACTTTTAAGGGAAAATGTTTTAAATACCAACTCAACCCTTTAGCATAATTTTCTGGATTATCGAAGTAATACGTTTCTCGACTGGAGTGACTGACCAAAATTTGGGGATGTTGAATCAAATATTTATACAGTGAAGTTGTTCCTGATCTTTGAACCCCAATCATT belongs to Gloeothece citriformis PCC 7424 and includes:
- a CDS encoding alkaline phosphatase family protein, yielding MMSQTKILFIGLDGADKDLILEWANAGLLPTFQSLSQKGAFGITDDPPGINGCHWPTFYSGVSPSKHGRYWSQQIKPGSYEIKPLDFQWQPFWKVLSLAGCKVALLDAPETTLCEVDNGIQVVERRPASSEDLSFSTYPSSLATEIETKLGKRAVGSRRSCSRDLTDIKNFRQNLLESIEKKRELISHCLNQGEWDLVLTSFRESHWVGHQCWHLHDSNHPEYDADIAKAIGNPIKDIYIAIDAAIGKILQQLSPETTVFIFASTAMGPNYTGVHLLDDILLRLENPHREIKAQNAKNTVNALKKFKFIRQLKKQILNPIRNFIGIQKSNGTDENNKNNRQCFQVPSSEAYGGIRINLVGREPEGKINPGQEYEEFCQKLCQDLLELVNVNTGEPLINKIFRSDELYQGEVDNGQPDLLVEWNRNAPIASVHSPKIGKIDKVYWDSRTGDHKIGGIFWMLGPSIKQMQIEESLSILDFAPTIASFLKISLDDGTGQSILDIVKQN
- a CDS encoding sulfotransferase domain-containing protein gives rise to the protein MIKQLMKKAVYPVYTFLNSFPDFLMIGVQRSGTTSLYKYLIQHPQILVSHSSRETYYFDNPENYAKGLSWYLKHFPLKVQKGNKLTFEASPSYLYYPYIPKLIHQDLGEIKMIVILRNPVDRAYSAWQMFHSYGELPLAHLRERADIRTFAEAIEQEFNPEINKATYPYNYINRGKYVEQLENYYKYFDKEQILLLSFEELGQDLNSVLNKTCDFLNIEPFSLARIEEFKKDKYAQAKYIKSPDDVEALERLKNYFIPFNEKLYELLGHRYSW